The proteins below are encoded in one region of Pseudomonas sp. SCB32:
- a CDS encoding malonyl-CoA synthase has protein sequence MNQSLFAEVGKHLPSDLSKPFIRTPDGGGYSYADMLRSTSQFAHALVELGVQPGDRVAVQVDKSPETVMLYLAVLRVGAVYLPLNSGYTGEELRYFLDDAEPSLFVCAPAFEAQARELAKVSGVAHVETLGDAGNGSLMDRVHGKPGRFADVERASSDLAAILYTSGTTGRSKGAMISHGNLVSNARALVGYWKISSNDWLLHALPIFHIHGLFVACNSLLMAGGSMLFLNKFDAAQILKLLPQVNLLMGVPTFYTRLLDQPGLTREAVAHMRLFISGSAPLTAETHKAFSERTGMAILERYGMTETGMNTSNPLDGERIAGTVGFPLPGVELRITDPGKAEPTLLPQGEPGMIEVRGPNVFQGYWRMPEKTAEELRADGYFMTGDIGFVDDRGYVQIVGRNKDMIISGGFNVYPKELEEILDTLPGVAESAVIGVPHPDFGEGVTAVLVASKGQAPSEAQVLAALDGKLARFKQPKRVMVVDALPRNVMGKVQKNVLREQFKALYS, from the coding sequence ATGAACCAGAGCCTTTTCGCCGAAGTCGGCAAACACCTGCCCAGCGACCTTTCCAAACCCTTCATCCGCACCCCGGATGGCGGTGGCTACAGCTACGCCGACATGCTGCGCAGCACCTCGCAGTTCGCCCATGCACTGGTGGAGCTCGGCGTGCAGCCGGGCGACCGCGTCGCCGTGCAGGTCGACAAGAGCCCCGAGACAGTGATGCTCTACCTCGCCGTGCTGCGTGTCGGCGCGGTCTACCTGCCGCTCAACAGCGGCTACACCGGCGAAGAGCTGCGCTACTTCCTCGACGACGCCGAGCCTTCGCTGTTCGTCTGCGCGCCGGCCTTCGAGGCTCAGGCCCGCGAGCTGGCGAAAGTCAGCGGCGTGGCCCACGTGGAGACCCTGGGCGATGCGGGCAATGGCTCGCTGATGGACCGGGTGCACGGCAAACCGGGACGCTTCGCCGACGTGGAGCGCGCATCCTCCGACCTCGCTGCGATCCTCTACACCTCCGGCACCACCGGGCGCTCCAAGGGCGCGATGATCAGCCACGGCAATCTGGTCTCCAATGCCCGCGCACTGGTGGGCTACTGGAAGATTTCCAGCAACGACTGGCTGCTCCACGCGCTGCCGATCTTCCACATCCACGGCCTGTTCGTGGCCTGCAACAGCCTGTTGATGGCCGGCGGCTCGATGCTCTTCCTGAACAAGTTCGACGCCGCGCAGATCCTCAAGCTGCTGCCGCAGGTGAACCTGCTGATGGGCGTGCCGACCTTCTACACCCGCCTGCTCGACCAGCCCGGCCTGACCCGCGAGGCGGTGGCGCACATGCGCCTGTTCATCTCCGGCTCTGCGCCGCTCACCGCCGAGACCCACAAGGCATTCTCCGAGCGCACCGGCATGGCCATCCTCGAACGCTACGGCATGACCGAGACCGGTATGAACACTTCCAACCCGCTGGACGGCGAGCGCATCGCCGGCACCGTCGGCTTCCCGCTGCCGGGCGTCGAACTGCGCATCACCGATCCGGGCAAGGCCGAGCCGACCCTGCTGCCCCAGGGCGAGCCGGGGATGATCGAGGTGCGCGGGCCGAACGTGTTTCAGGGCTACTGGCGCATGCCGGAGAAGACCGCCGAGGAACTGCGGGCGGACGGCTACTTCATGACCGGTGATATCGGCTTCGTCGATGATCGTGGCTACGTGCAGATCGTCGGCCGCAACAAGGACATGATCATCAGCGGCGGCTTCAACGTGTATCCCAAGGAGCTGGAAGAGATCCTCGACACCCTGCCGGGCGTGGCCGAATCGGCGGTGATCGGCGTGCCGCACCCGGACTTCGGCGAGGGCGTCACCGCCGTGCTGGTGGCCAGCAAGGGGCAGGCTCCGAGCGAGGCGCAGGTGCTCGCCGCACTGGACGGCAAGCTCGCGCGCTTCAAGCAGCCCAAGCGGGTGATGGTGGTGGACGCGCTGCCGCGTAATGTGATGGGCAAGGTGCAGAAGAACGTGCTGCGCGAGCAGTTCAAGGCGCTGTATTCCTGA
- a CDS encoding NADPH:quinone oxidoreductase family protein: MKAVLCKAFGPAETLVLEDIDSPEPKKNEVLLQVHAAGVNFPDTLIIEGKYQFKPPFPFSPGGEAAGVVGAVGEKVSHVKPGDRVMALTGWGSFAEEVAVPGYNVMPIPDGMDFASAAAFGMTYGTSMHALKQRASLQPGETLLVLGASGGVGLAAVEIGKAMGAKVIAAASSEAKLEVAKAAGADVLINYSEGSLKDKLKEITGGQGVDVIYDPVGGDLFEEAFRSIAWNGRMLVVGFASGTIPSLPANLTLLKGASLVGVFWGSFAQRQPQDNAANFQQLFQWFAEGKIKPLVSQTYPLEKAADAINHLGQRKAVGKVVVTVR, from the coding sequence ATGAAAGCCGTGCTGTGCAAAGCCTTCGGCCCCGCCGAAACCCTGGTGCTGGAAGACATCGACAGCCCCGAGCCGAAGAAGAACGAAGTCCTGCTGCAGGTGCATGCCGCCGGGGTGAACTTCCCCGACACGCTGATCATCGAGGGCAAGTACCAGTTCAAGCCGCCCTTCCCGTTCTCCCCGGGTGGCGAGGCCGCCGGCGTGGTCGGCGCCGTCGGTGAGAAGGTCAGCCATGTAAAACCCGGCGACCGCGTGATGGCGCTGACCGGCTGGGGCAGCTTCGCCGAAGAAGTGGCGGTGCCCGGCTACAACGTGATGCCGATTCCCGACGGCATGGACTTCGCCAGCGCCGCCGCCTTCGGCATGACCTACGGCACCTCCATGCACGCACTCAAGCAGCGAGCCAGCCTGCAGCCGGGCGAGACCCTGCTGGTGCTCGGCGCCTCCGGTGGCGTGGGCCTGGCAGCAGTGGAAATCGGCAAGGCCATGGGCGCCAAAGTGATCGCTGCCGCCAGCAGCGAGGCCAAGCTGGAAGTGGCCAAGGCCGCCGGTGCCGACGTGCTGATCAACTACAGCGAAGGCAGCCTGAAGGACAAGCTCAAGGAAATCACCGGTGGCCAGGGCGTGGACGTGATCTACGATCCGGTGGGCGGCGACCTGTTCGAGGAAGCCTTCCGCTCCATCGCCTGGAACGGCCGCATGCTGGTGGTCGGTTTCGCCAGCGGCACCATCCCGTCGCTGCCGGCCAACCTCACCCTGCTCAAGGGTGCGTCGCTGGTCGGTGTGTTCTGGGGCTCCTTCGCCCAGCGCCAGCCGCAGGACAACGCGGCGAACTTCCAGCAGCTGTTCCAGTGGTTCGCCGAAGGCAAGATCAAGCCGCTGGTGTCGCAGACCTACCCGCTGGAGAAGGCCGCCGATGCGATCAATCACCTGGGCCAGCGCAAGGCGGTGGGCAAGGTGGTAGTGACCGTTCGCTGA
- a CDS encoding flagellar basal body-associated protein FliL, with protein MRAFLALLLVLSFSPFVAASEEAKPEDANKPAFVDLTPALVGNYGSGPKLKYFKADIALKVTGKEASDKVSHHEPLIRNQLVMLFAQQTDDSLGSVDGKEKLRQEALKQVQGVLQQEEGKPLVDDLLFNNLIVQP; from the coding sequence TTGAGAGCTTTCCTCGCCCTGTTGCTGGTCCTGTCCTTCAGTCCCTTCGTGGCCGCTTCGGAAGAGGCCAAGCCGGAAGACGCCAACAAGCCCGCCTTCGTCGACCTCACCCCGGCACTGGTGGGCAACTACGGCAGCGGTCCGAAGCTGAAGTACTTCAAGGCCGACATCGCGCTGAAAGTGACCGGCAAGGAAGCGTCGGACAAGGTCTCGCACCACGAGCCGCTGATCCGCAACCAGCTGGTGATGCTGTTCGCCCAGCAGACCGACGACTCCCTCGGCAGCGTCGACGGCAAGGAAAAGCTGCGCCAGGAAGCCCTCAAGCAGGTGCAGGGCGTGCTGCAGCAGGAAGAGGGCAAGCCGCTGGTCGACGACTTGCTGTTCAACAACCTGATCGTCCAGCCGTAA
- a CDS encoding HlyD family secretion protein: MTGNAKSWRTRGLVVVVAVVLAALAWQTFKPTGLGEGFASGNGRIEATEVDVATKLPGRVAEILVDEGDFVKAGDVVAKMDTQVLQAQLAQAQAEVRQAQNARLTAESLVAQRTSEKATAEAVVAQRQAELTAAQKRFSRTEQLVKRNALPQQQLDDDRAMMQSAQAALAAARSQVVSAQAGIAAARSQVIEAQSAIEAATASTVRLQADIDDSLLKAPRNGRVQYRVAQPGEVLAAGGKLLNMVDLADVYMTFFLPSGQAGKVELGQEVHLVIDAVPQYVIPAKVSYVASVAQFTPKTVETANEREKLMFRVKARLDPQLLAKYITYVKTGVPGMAYLRLDPQVQWPAELQIKVPQ; this comes from the coding sequence ATGACAGGAAACGCAAAAAGCTGGCGCACCCGCGGACTGGTCGTGGTGGTCGCGGTCGTGCTCGCCGCGCTGGCCTGGCAGACGTTCAAGCCGACCGGCCTGGGCGAAGGCTTCGCCAGCGGCAATGGTCGCATCGAAGCCACCGAGGTGGACGTGGCCACCAAGCTCCCGGGGCGGGTGGCGGAAATCCTGGTGGACGAAGGCGACTTCGTGAAGGCCGGCGACGTGGTGGCGAAGATGGACACCCAGGTGCTCCAGGCCCAGCTCGCCCAGGCCCAGGCCGAGGTGCGCCAGGCGCAGAACGCCAGGCTCACTGCCGAGTCCCTGGTCGCCCAGCGCACCAGCGAGAAGGCCACCGCCGAAGCCGTGGTCGCCCAGCGCCAGGCCGAACTCACCGCCGCGCAGAAGCGCTTCAGCCGCACCGAACAACTGGTCAAGCGCAACGCCCTGCCGCAACAGCAACTCGACGATGACCGCGCGATGATGCAGAGCGCCCAGGCGGCGCTGGCCGCCGCGCGCTCCCAGGTGGTCTCGGCGCAGGCCGGCATAGCTGCCGCACGTTCCCAGGTGATCGAGGCGCAGTCGGCCATCGAGGCCGCTACCGCGAGCACCGTGCGCCTGCAGGCGGACATCGACGACAGCCTGCTCAAGGCACCGCGCAACGGCCGCGTGCAGTACCGCGTGGCACAGCCGGGCGAAGTGCTGGCGGCCGGCGGCAAGCTGCTCAACATGGTCGACCTGGCCGACGTCTACATGACCTTCTTCCTGCCCTCGGGCCAGGCCGGCAAGGTCGAACTGGGCCAGGAAGTACACCTGGTGATCGACGCCGTGCCGCAGTACGTGATTCCGGCCAAGGTGTCCTACGTCGCCAGTGTCGCGCAGTTCACGCCCAAGACCGTGGAGACCGCCAACGAGCGCGAGAAGCTGATGTTCCGAGTCAAGGCGCGCCTCGATCCGCAGCTGCTTGCGAAGTACATCACCTACGTGAAGACCGGCGTGCCGGGCATGGCCTACCTGCGCCTCGACCCGCAGGTGCAGTGGCCGGCTGAACTGCAGATCAAGGTCCCGCAATGA